GGCCTTCCAGTACGGCGACGGGGCGCACGATCTGCGCACCGCATCGGGTCTGCGCTACGCCGGCAAGGCTCACTTCGGGCCGCTCGTTCCCGGACAGTCGCCGACATCATTCGACTACCGCGATGAGAAGTCCGACTTCTACGACTACCTCGGCACTCCCTGGACCTTCCCGGACGGCATCCGCAAGCACCCGGAGAAGGAGCGTTACGGGGACGTGGACTGCTCCGGCTTCATGCGCCTGGTCTGGGGCTACCGCATGGGCTACCCCATGCACGCCACCAACAGCCCGGGGGCCGGCCTGCCCCGCCGCGCCTACGCCATCGCCTCCCGGGCCCCCGGCGTGCTGCTGATCCCGAACACCGGCCGGCCACCCGCCGACATCAGCCTGCTGCTCCCCGGCGACCTCGTCTTCTTCGCCATCGACATCGGCAGCCCGCGCGACATCGACCACGTCGGCATGTACCTGGGTCCGGACACGGACGGGCGCCCGCGCTTCTACTCCAGCCGCTCGCGGGCCAACGGGCCCACCATGGGCGACCTGGCCGGCCGCGCGACGCTCGACGGCCATGGCTTCTACGCCCAAGGGTTCCGCACGGCCCGCCGCCTGTGAAGCCGACGCACCCAGCCCGCCGCCCCAGGAGAGACCCCGACATGGCCACCACCCCCCTCACCCGGGACGC
This Streptomyces decoyicus DNA region includes the following protein-coding sequences:
- a CDS encoding NlpC/P60 family protein, which encodes MGTNPTPPSSPSRRQILACAAGLASAGAVTGYAWHRFRSGVPGGGFSVPAGGYRFERRAAPARTVVRAADDRVLATFTDGARTALLTGPTRTWSEPRTTGAVVRSDAWVRLMGGAWSQDKERTRWFREWFPKALADRSPDVLAVAFQYGDGAHDLRTASGLRYAGKAHFGPLVPGQSPTSFDYRDEKSDFYDYLGTPWTFPDGIRKHPEKERYGDVDCSGFMRLVWGYRMGYPMHATNSPGAGLPRRAYAIASRAPGVLLIPNTGRPPADISLLLPGDLVFFAIDIGSPRDIDHVGMYLGPDTDGRPRFYSSRSRANGPTMGDLAGRATLDGHGFYAQGFRTARRL